The following are encoded together in the Vanrija pseudolonga chromosome 7, complete sequence genome:
- the OpS4_3 gene encoding FAD-dependent monooxygenase OpS4, which produces MGGMGTALSLARQGFTNINVWEQAPYLDEVGAGINIPPNLGRILTRWGVMDICKAEGVAIQVANVHDCETDEVLTATNYSDYMRQEYGHPFITVHRSALQKSLVRGALDTGRVTLHLDQVISEYDFENTRLLVRDDEVDLDEDGYPVEGELVWIDADLIICADGIKSKARAALLEQQGIKDEVESTGQAAYRIMVRKSLAANDPELLPFFTEAQSHRWIGERRHVMGYPIEAGDLFNISTSQPDGNFVEEDEWTAMGDKDTMLETFADFCPRVKKLLSLVPQYEVLEWRLRVHKPLPSWVDGHLALVGDACHPTLPHLAQGAAQAIEDAVALGIILSRIKSKDQIPAALKVYQKIRKPRADWAVHTADENSKHLHLKREDRDAWVADLRAALPEGEENVVIDRLGSRDTHDRLFRYDIALETEQQFSKLFAEELMAGEA; this is translated from the exons ATGGGCGGAATGGGTACCGCCCTATCCCTCGCCCGCCAAGGGTTCACAAACATCAATGTGTGGGAGCAGGCGCCGTATCTTGACGAGGTGGGCGCCGGTATCAACATTCCCCCAAACCTCGGCCGCATCCTCACGCGCTGGGGCGTGATGGATATCtgcaaggccgagggcgtcgcgaTCCAGGTGGCCAACGTGCATG ACTGCGAAACGGACGAGGTTCTGACCGCAACAAACTACTCGGACTACATGAGGCAAGAGTACGGGCACCCATTCATT ACGGTGCATCGGTCCGCGCTGCAAAAATCGCTggtccgcggcgcgctcgacactgGCCGCGTGACCCTTCACCTTGACCAGGTGATTTCAGAGTACGACTTTGAGAACACACGGCTGcttgtgcgcgacgacgaggtcgacctcgacgaggacggataccccgtcgagggcgagctggtgTGGATTGACGCCGACCTGATCATCTGCGCCGACGGTATCAAGtccaaggcgcgcgcggcgctgctcgagcagcagggcatcaaggacgagg tCGAGAGCACGGGGCAGGCGGCGTACCGTATCATGGTGCGAAAgtcgctcgcggccaacGACCCAGAACTCCTCCCCTTCTTCACTGAGGCGCAGTCTCACCGCTGGATCGGCGAAAGACGTCACGTCATG GGTTATCCCATCGAGGCAGGCGACCTGTTCAACATCTCGACCTCGCAGCCAGACGGCAActttgtcgaggaggacgagtggACGGCAATGGGCGACAAGGACACGATGCTCGAGACGTTTGCCGACTTTTGCCCACGCGTCAAGAAGCTGCTCTCCCTGGTCCCGCAGtacgaggtgctcgagtgGCGTCTGCGCGTCCACAAGCCACTCCCCTCCTGGGTGGACGggcacctcgcgctcgtcggcgacgcaTGCCACCCTACACTGCCGCATCTCGCCCAGggcgccgcgcaggcgatcgaggacgcggtcgccctcggcatcatCCTCAGCCGCATCAAGTCCAAGGACCAGatccccgccgcgctcaaggtCTACCAGAAGATCCGcaagccgcgcgccgactgggCCGTGCACACCGCCGACGAGAACTCGAAGCACCTCCacctcaagcgcgaggacCGCGACGCGTgggtcgccgacctgcgcgctGCCCTgccagagggcgaggagaacGTCGTCATTGACCGTCTTGGATCGAG GGACACACACGACCGCCTGTTCCGCTACGATATCGCCCTCGAGACCGAGCAGCAGTTCTCCAAGTTGttcgccgaggagctcatGGCTGGTGAGGCAtga